CACATTAGGCAGTCACCACCGTGATCTTGCTTCCCAGTGCAGCCCCTAGCCTCCATTAGCTTCTCCCCCACCTGCTGGAGGGGTCTGGGGGGCCTTTGTAGGTGGCGACACCTCAGAGCTTCAAAATGCATTAGTTATCTGCTTGAGTAGCTGCgacatgcctctgcctcacacCTTCCATCAGGAACAGTAGGCCTGGCCTGACCACCCAGAACACGGGTGGGGGAGCTGCTCAGCCCTGGGGTGACTTGTCTCCCCTTCCCAGCAGGGACTCTGTAGGCAGGAGAGGGTATGTTCATATAGTGGGGGGCGGCTGAGGGCGGACTGCAGCCGGCTCACCCTCTGGCTCCTCTGCCCGTCCTTCTAGAAGCCAGTGGCCGCAGAGTTGTGTCCCATGAGGTGGTGCTGGGAGGCAGATTGGCAGCCAAAACCAGCTTCTCACTGAGCCGCCCCAGCAGCCCACGGGTGGAGGAGCTGAAAGGTGAGGTCACGCCTCTGCTGCTCCGTACTTCCCCCGCCCCCGCCCGTGTCCATGGCTGTCCTGTCCCGTATCTTTGCCCCCTCCTTTGCAGCAGTGACAGCCAGCGCCCCTGCAGGGACTGCCCTGTACAGCAGCGGgtgtgcgtgtgcctgtgtgCGTGCCCCCTGACCCCCGCAGCACTGACACCCGGTGCCCACAGGGAACGCCTTGTACAGCCGTCTCAGGGAGTACCTGCTCACTCAGGAGCAGCTCAAGGAGAATGGCTACCCCTTCCCCCACCCAGAGCGCCCGGGGGGCGCCGTCATCTTCACAGCTGAGGAGAAGACGCCCAAGGACCGTGAGTCTCCAGCTGCATCGGCAGGACTGGGTGGGAGCTGCCTGCTGAGGTGGGCATCGTGCTCGGGGTGCTGGGTGCCAACCTCTCACCCGCTCGCCCTCTGCTTGCCCATCTGTCCTCACCCACAGCCTCCTGCAGAATTTGCTGTCGCTGTGGCACCGAGTACCTTGTGTCGTCCTCGGGCCGCTGTGTGCGCAGTGAGGAGTGTTACTACCACTGGGGACGGCTGCGGCGGAACCGAGGTGAGGCTGGGCCACTGTTGCACAGACAGCCCTGTGCCCACCCCGCTCCACCTCTGTGTGAAGGCCCCGGCACACGTCTGCTTGTCTTGCACTCCTGCAGTGTCCCCAAGGGGGAGACCTTCCCTGGGCCTGCATCAGCTTGAGATGCTGCTGGCCCAGATCTCTTCCCTGAATCCTGGCCCCTGGCTGCGTGGGCAAGGGTTCCTGCCTGGTGCCCTGAACaccattgctctctctctccagtggCTGGGGGCTGGGAGACTCAGTACATGTGCTGCTCAGCTGCGGTTGGCTCTGCGGGCTGTCAGGTTGCCAAGGTAAGTCCTGCTGTGTGCCGCTCTCTGCCCTCGGCTTCTGTCGTGGACACTGTACCGGGGCTGAGGGACACACTTGAGTGCTGTATTCAGGCTTGTCACGGGCCCCCGCCCAGCCCTTCCAGTCAGGAGCACACTGGGCCCAcctgcctccacaggcacctggtCCCAGGCTTAGCCAGGGCAGGGAAGTCCCCAGGTGTCACATGTGGCCTGTGCCGGTCCCGCTGCTGATCCCCTTGTTCCCCAGCAACACGTGCAGGATGGCCGGAAAGAGAACCTGGAGGGCTTTGTGCGTACCTTCCAGAAGGAGCTGCCTGAAGATTCCCACGCAGGGGTCTTTGCCCTGGACTGTGAGATGGTGAGTCTGGGCTCCTGGGAACCTGGTGCTGTGTGAGGCCGGGGCCAACAGAGAACCCCAGGCCCCGCAGCCctgggggaggcaggaagaggaccAGGCCCAGCAGCTCTTCCTGATTGGGTCACAGGCTCACGTCATGACTAGTGAGAAGTGGTCTGTCCTGATGGCAAGACCTTCCCTGGGAGATATAAGATGCAGCCCCGACTGCCGAGGCAGGATGTGTTCTCAGGGGCTGTGCTCAGCACAGATAGGTCTACTCCACACCTGACCTTCAGAGCTGCTGCCCACCCCAGGTAGGCCCAGGCAAGTCCCACTGAGGGTCCCTGGACTGGGATAGTCCCCACTGACTCGTGGCCTCCAGCATCCCAGGGCTTGAGTCTGTCCCTACACCACAGTCAGCCAGTCACCAGGGCCCCGCAAGGTGGTGCTCAAGGCCAAACAAATCAGGGAAGTTCCCAGGGTGCTGCTTCCCCCTGTACCCCAGATGCTGGGGTTGGGGGTCCGAGAGGGCGGGGCCAGGACTTACTGGTGGCCAGGAGAGGGTTGGGTACGTGAGcaatcctcctcttctccccaggGGCAGAGATATGCACGGAGGAGAGCCTGTCGTTTGGCCTCGGGGCCACCTGTAACAAGCTGGCGGAGTTCCTCTGAGCCTGCTGTGCTCTCCGGTAGCACACCTCCTGAGCAGTCGGGGGCCGGGCTGGGGGAGCCACGGGGGCCCTCCTTGGGGCCTCTGCCTGAAAGAACATAGGTCTTGGAGCCCAGCTCTGAGTCAAGAGCGCTCAAGGCTGGCTGGATGAGGAGCCCCAGGGTGGGGAAGCCTTCCCCCATCCCAGCTCCCTTAGCTTCTGGAAGCCTTGGTCCCAGGGTCCCAGGGTCCCAGGGTCCCAGGGTCCCAGGGTCCCAGGGTCCAGCAGTGTAGGGGCAATGGTGGGGCCTGCGACCTGTCTGCGCACGTCTCCTCAAAGATGCAGCCTTCCTGAGAAACTGCATCTGGGGCCCTGCCCCCGTCCTGGGAGGCTCTAAGGACTAGTTCTGAAGGTCTGTGTGTGCCCGAGCTTGTCATCGCAGCCCTGTGTGGCCTTTCCTGGGGTCCTCCCTGTCTCCCAGCCACagcagaggcagcctgggctcaGAGGCCGGCTAGCCTGCTCCACTCCAATACCCACTGAAGTCCGCCTCACTCCTCCCTCAGTTCCTATGCCTGAGCCAGGGGCAGTGGGACAGGCAGTGGACAGGCATGCCTTTCTACAGGACACCAGCTTACCAAAGGCCAGCAGCAGGGGGCCTGCGATCCAGACTGGTGGCAGGCCTTCACCCTCCAGCTGCCCACCCTTATCCCCAGATCTGGGTCTTACCTCCTTGCCTGGCTTGCAGAGGTGGGAGACCCTTCTCTTCTGCCCCGGGAACAGAGTGGTCAGGCCTGCACACGCCTTCTCCACAGCCTTCTCCTTGGGGGGCTGGAAACACACATGCACTCCTCACTCTAGGCTTTCCTTGGGGCACACCCCGCCTTTACACCCAGCCCCACGTCACCACCAGACCGCAGGCGGTCCTGGAAGAAAGAGCCCTACCCAGGATCAGCACCCTGTGGCCCAAGGCCCGCCCCAGCACCTGCCTTCCAGGCTAGGGTGGCAGTTCTGTGGACAGGAGGCCAAGTGGGCATGGCTCTGCtgctgcccccacacccagcccAGGATCACGGCTCAGATATGGAGTGCCAGTCAAGGGCATCCGTAGGCTAGTGCTGGAGGGAACCAGCCAAGTCCATCTTTGTCTGTTCAGGGCGAGTGCCCCCTGGTGGCCAGCGTGGGGACATTGAAGAGGGACACCCAGATGGGTCAAGGCTGGCCTGAgccaggcaagccagggagagagcagagaggggatagaggccagaaaaggagcAAGAGCTTGGGGGGAAGGGTGGGGCGGGCAGAGGACAAGAAAGGCCaaagagctggagacaggaagtgTGAGGCAGGCGTGGGGCGGGAGGGCCCGGTACCCCTTTGCCGGTCAGTCTGAACGGTCAGTCGGACGCTGCCATGGGA
The nucleotide sequence above comes from Onychomys torridus chromosome 21, mOncTor1.1, whole genome shotgun sequence. Encoded proteins:
- the LOC118571925 gene encoding RNA exonuclease 1 homolog — encoded protein: MSFRTPSTAPRPPLRCEMRVLLTLNDHSFLVLRSSVMGLLSSCAHVPCPPPAPTGAKRALPASSSQVSHGPEPGSQPLKTRTLSGMASKTTTTITPKRIAHSPSLQSLKKPVIPKEFGGKVPTVVRQRYLNLFIEECLKFCPSNQEAIEKALNEEKVAYERSPSKNIYLNVAVNTLKKLRGLVPNTVPSLSKASGRRVVSHEVVLGGRLAAKTSFSLSRPSSPRVEELKGNALYSRLREYLLTQEQLKENGYPFPHPERPGGAVIFTAEEKTPKDPSCRICCRCGTEYLVSSSGRCVRSEECYYHWGRLRRNRVAGGWETQYMCCSAAVGSAGCQVAKQHVQDGRKENLEGFVRTFQKELPEDSHAGVFALDCEMVSLGSWEPGAV